A genomic segment from Lasioglossum baleicum chromosome 5, iyLasBale1, whole genome shotgun sequence encodes:
- the LOC143209074 gene encoding 26S proteasome non-ATPase regulatory subunit 2, protein MLVSLSQLRLLMQTATTSMTAVPKPLKYLRNCYCDLKNSYERVQQKNVKQQFAEVLSVLSLAGATPGSKECLRFCVQGNVVNPGEWGHEYVRQLESEIVDEITNAPVREEPTIRTQLAPFIKHIVKFDMKHNAEIPGCDLCLEIDQLNFLGSYLDSTNFRRVCRYLEGCSAYSEDTERKQILRVVVDQYLRFKDFCNAMLVALQLSDSELVHKCLTSCPDSVTRKQLAFMLARQRDNPLRKEYEGDDAKDIEMILSNSHVITHFHSLVSELDICEPKHPDDIYKTYEGKVLWKYDPDSARANLTASFVSGFVHAGFGQDKLMTNAEDCWVYKNKDHGMLSATASLGLIHMWDVDGGLVPIDKYLYTSEEYIKSGALLAIGLVNCGVRNECDPALALLSDYVNSSSSTLRIGAVLGLGLAYAGSRRLDVTQLLTGVLGDKQSNMEVVALSAIAIGLINVGSADPEVSSTVLQKLLELEPHELSNTYSRFLPLALGLIYMGCRDVIEFSSVALEVLPEPYKLASQTMLQVCAYAGTGDVLIVQELLRICSEPVDGNNVSTTPTTSSAASCCSPQKPQTSESTEKKEKNEDPKEIGPTQAIAVLGVAMVGLGEGNENSRIFGQIGRYGPIATRRAMPLALGLSSLSNPDYSLMSVLYKYSHDNDADVASNAIFALGLVSAGTNHAHAANLLRQLICYHAKSPTHLFLARISLGLVHLGKGTLSISPLRYGSKILDHTALAGLMVVLVSFLDCRNLILTKSHYLMYCLAVAMEPRWLVTLDENLQSLPVPVRVGKAVDTVGKAGNPKSIAGGYVHTTPALLYLNERAELASDEYETVSSVLEGFVILRKKSVLC, encoded by the exons ATGCTGGTGTCCCTGAGTCAGCTAAGGCTCCTGATGCAGACCGCAACGACTTCGATGACTGCGGTTCCAAAGCCGCTAAAGTATCTGAGAAACTGTTACTGCGATCTGAAGAACTCGTACGAAAGGGTTCAGCAAAAGAACGTAAAGCAGCAGTTCGCGGAGGTGCTGAGCGTGTTGTCGCTGGCAGGTGCAACTCCAGGATCTAAGGAATGTCTTCGATTCTGTGTCCAAGGGAACGTGGTGAACCCTGGGGAGTGGGGCCACGAGTATGTCAGACAGTTGGAGAGCGAGATCGTTGACGAGATAACCAATGCTCCTGTCAGGGAGGAGCCAACTATCAG GACACAACTGGCTCCATTCATCAAACACATCGTGAAATTCGACATGAAACACAACGCGGAGATCCCAGGTTGCGATCTGTGTTTGGAGATCGATCAGCTGAACTTCCTAGGCAGCTACTTGGACAGCACGAACTTCAGAAGAGTCTGTCGATACTTGGAAGGCTGCTCTGCCTACAG CGAGGACACTGAGAGAAAGCAGATACTGAGAGTAGTTGTCGATCAGTATCTGAGATTCAAGGACTTCTGCAACGCCATGCTGGTAGCTTTGCAACTGTCTGATTCCGAGCTGGTCCACAAGTGCCTGACTAGCTGTCCTGACAGCGTCACGCGGAAGCAGTTGGCGTTCATGCTTGCTAGACAGCGG GACAATCCTCTGCGGAAGGAGTACGAAGGGGATGACGCAAAGGACATAGAGATGATCCTGAGCAACAGCCACGTGATCACCCACTTCCATTCGCTGGTCAGCGAGCTGGACATCTGCGAGCCTAAACATCCCGATGACATCTACAAGACTTACGAGGGGAAAGTCCTCTGGAAGTACGACCCGGACTCTGCTAGGGCCAATTTAACGGCCAGCTTCGTTTCCGGCTTTGTTCACGCTGGTTTTGGTCAGGACAAGTTGATGACCAACGCTGAAGACTGCTGGGTTTACAAGAATAAG gaTCACGGGATGTTGTCGGCTACTGCCTCCTTAGGTCTGATTCACATGTGGGACGTGGATGGTGGCCTGGTGCCCATTGACAA ATACCTTTACACGAGCGAGGAATACATCAAATCCGGAGCTCTGCTGGCCATAGGCCTCGTGAATTGCGGTGTCCGCAACGAATGCGATCCTGCGCTGGCTCTTCTCAgcgattatgtaaattctagCAGTTCAACGCTGAGGATAGGGGCTGTTCTGGGTCTAGGCTTGGCGTACGCTGGCAGCAGAAGGCTCGACGTCACTCAATTGCTGACTGGAGTTTTGGGAGACAAACAAA GCAACATGGAGGTTGTGGCGTTAAGCGCGATAGCCATAGGATTGATCAATGTGGGTTCTGCTGATCCTGAAGTATCCTCGACAGTGTTGCAGAAACTATTGGAGCTTGAACCTCATGAACTCTCCAATACTTACTCCAG ATTTCTACCACTGGCTTTAGGATTGATCTACATGGGCTGTCGAGACGTGATAGAATTCTCTTCCGTGGCTCTAGAAGTGCTTCCCGAACCCTACAAACTGGCTTCGCAAACTATGTTGCAG GTATGCGCATACGCCGGAACAGGCGACGTGCTGATAGTGCAAGAACTATTGCGAATTTGTTCAGAACCTGTCGACGGGAACAACGTGTCGACTACTCCGACGACTAGTTCTGCGGCCAGTTGTTGTTCACCCCAGAAACCTCAGACCTCAGAGTCCAccgaaaaaaaggagaagaatGAGGATCCAAA GGAGATAGGTCCCACGCAAGCTATAGCTGTCTTAGGGGTGGCAATGGTTGGCCTAGGAGAGGGCAATGAGAACTCTAGGATCTTTGGACAG ATAGGAAGGTACGGTCCCATTGCCACGAGAAGAGCAATGCCATTAGCTCTGGGCCTGTCCTCGCTGTCGAACCCTGATTATTCGCTCATGAGCGTTTTATATAAATACAGTCATGACAATGATGCGGATGTCGCGAGCAACGCGATATTTGCACTCGGTCTGGTAAGTGCAGGAACCAATCATGCCCACGCTGCTAATCTGTTAAGACAGTTGATTTGCTATCATGCGAAAAGCCCGACGCACTTGTTCCTTGCTAGGATTTCTCTGGGCCTGGTCCATCTTGGCAAG GGCACACTATCCATATCCCCTTTGCGTTACGGCTCCAAGATCTTGGACCACACAGCACTGGCCGGTCTAATGGTAGTTCTCGTGTCCTTCCTGGACTGTCGTAACTTGATTTTGACTAAATCCCATTATCTGATGTACTGTCTGGCTGTCGCGATGGAGCCAAGATGGTTGGTCACCTTGGACGAAAATTTGCAA AGTCTGCCAGTACCTGTGAGGGTTGGAAAAGCCGTGGACACTGTGGGCAAAGCCGGAAATCCAAAATCTATCGCCGGAGGCTACGTCCACACTACTCCCGCGTTGCTATACCTAAACGAAAGGGCGGAGCTAGCGTCCGACGAATACGAGACGGTTTCCAGTGTACTCGAAGGATTCGTGATTCTTCGGAAGAAGTCTGTCTTGTGCTGA